A portion of the Salarias fasciatus chromosome 15, fSalaFa1.1, whole genome shotgun sequence genome contains these proteins:
- the LOC115402075 gene encoding stonustoxin subunit alpha-like, translating into MCQRTTFLFFSPSDFSQLELDTNSMSRNLKLSNNNRKATRVEEEQPYSDHPDRFEDWYHQLLCRNVLSGRCSWVVEWSGKVVISVSYRGIRRKENSIECLFGWNAQSWSLKCTDEGYSVRYKGRITSISSSFSSSGRVAVYVDCPAGSLSFFRVSSDSLIHLYTFNTTFSQPLYAGFTLLSSGSSVSL; encoded by the coding sequence atgtgtcagaggacaacttttctctttttctctccatcagatttctctcaacttgaactggacacaaactcaatgagcagaaacctcaaactgtccaacaacaacaggaaggcgactcgtgtggaggaagagcagccgtattctgatcatccagacagatttgagGATTGGTATCATCAGCTGCTGTGTCGAAATGTTCTCAGTGGTCGATGTTCCTGGGTGGTCGAGTGGAGCGGAAAAGTTGTAAtttcagtgagttacagaggaatcagaaggaaagaaaacagtaTTGAATGTTTGTTTGGATGGAATgctcagtcctggagtctgaagTGCACTGATGAAGGTTACTCTGTCAGGTACAAGGGCAGAATAacgtccatctcctcctccttctcctcctctggtagagtagcagtgtatgtggactgtcctgctggctctctgtccttcttcagagtctcctctgactctctgatccacctctacaccttcaacaccacattctctCAACCTCTCTATGCTGGATTTACACTCTtgtcctctggttcttcagtaagtctgtag